One genomic region from Lycorma delicatula isolate Av1 chromosome 1, ASM4794821v1, whole genome shotgun sequence encodes:
- the LOC142317454 gene encoding zinc finger BED domain-containing protein 5-like, producing MVNDKCCCLICLTFLAIGKKGNLERHFLALHNKYQTDYPPNSELRKHKVRDLKTQLTNQQSVFKKPRLKSQAVTTASFKVSYLLEKKCKPFSDGEFVKEIFLEMSDSLFNGFKNKSEIVAAIQDLQLSRNTVMRRIERMSGNVREQLHNNINRCSCFSLQCDESTDK from the coding sequence ATGGTGAATGATAAATGTTGTTGTTTAATATGCCTTACCTTTTTAGCCATTGGTAAAAAGGGTAATCTGGAGAGACATTTTTTAGCTTTACATAACAAGTATCAAACAGATTATCCACCAAATTCTGAACTGAGAAAACATAAAGTTAGGGATCTTAAAACTCAATTAACAAATCAACAAAGCGTTTTTAAAAAGCCAAGGTTGAAGTCACAAGCAGTAACTACTGCATCATTCAAAGTAAGCTatctcttagaaaaaaaatgtaagccaTTTTCCGACGGTgaatttgtaaaggaaatttttttggaaatgtcaGATTCACTTTTTAACGGTTTTAAGAACAAGAGTGAAATTGTTGCTGCAATTCAAGATCTACAATTGTCTCGAAACACAGTGATGCGACGAATTGAAAGGATGAGTGGGAATGTAAGAGAGcagttacataataatattaatagatgtTCTTGTTTTTCCCTTCAGTGTGATGAATCGACAGATAAGTGA